The window CAAGTCTCGCGCAAAAAGGGAGGTGGTCTCACCATGAAAACACTCGAAGGTCTGCTCCAGATagccgatgatgatgcaAAGACAGGCAAACGTGGCACCCTCTCCACTAAATGCTCCGAATTAGACGACGAGATTCCCAGGCTGCTCGGCGTCTCCAGGTCCATCCTAGAGAATGTCATCTTTTGCCATCAGGAAGACAGCAACTGGCCCCTTTCCGAGCCAGCCAGCTTGAAGAAGAAGTTTGACGACATTTTTGAAGCTACGCGCTACaccaaggcgctcgacaaTATCAAGTCGCTGCGAAAGGATCGCACCGTACAGCTCAAGGTCGACAAAGCAGCGCTTGAAGGCCTCAAGGTCGACAAGGACCGTGCAGATACCATCAAGGCAAAGCTCACCCAACTCCAAGCTGACCTTGCCCAAAaagaagccaagctcgaagatcTCAACGACGAGATCCGCGTAAAGACGATACAGAATTCCAAATTTTACGACGAGGCAACTCGCTTCCGTGAAATTGTCAGTCGTGCAGAGACACTcgaagagaaggagagaCTTCACAAGGAGAACATGGAAGCGCTGCAAGCCACTATGACGCCCATCAAGGACACAGACGAAGAACTGCACAAGCGAAAGCAAGAGTTTCACTCATATTTGGACCAAAACCAAAATAAGATCCACTCGCTCAAAAGGCGACAGGCCGAGAaagaggatgagctcgaAACTCACGAGCGGCGACATCGCAACAAGTTGTCCGAAAAGGGAGGTCTCGAGGCAGAGAAACGCGCGCACCTTCACGCCAAGGAAAAGCGCGAAGCTTCCATCAAACACATTGGCAACGAGCTCGATATCAAGGGCTTTGGTGGAGACGGGCTTACCGATACTCAGATCCAAGCCTTTGAACATCGCGTCAAGGACGAAGTGCGAAaactcgacgacgagctcgcaAACCTACGTCAAGCCAACTCGGAGAAGGACGACGTTCTCACTACCGTGTGGCAAAATCTGCGCGCTGAGCTccgagccaagcagaaTGCTCGCGAGCAGCTGATTGACTCCGTTCGTAAGCTTCGCGAAAAGATCAAGAGGgcgcaagacgagcttgacggCAACGCCCTTAGCACCGCTGACATTGAGGCTGCCGaactcgatcgagatggccTCTCTGCTAAAGCGACCGCCGCACAGAACGAGTTCGAAGAGGCCAAGTATGACGAGCAAATTCGCAAAAAGAATGCAGAAATCCGAGAGAAGGATGATCTTCGCGAAGAACGCACTTCCGAGATCAACCTACTCAACCGCCATGCTGAACTCCGCGCTTCTCTCGGTTTCAAGAAGGAACAGCAGACCGCACGCAGAGACAGCGCCCAGCAACTGTTCGATCGCAACAAGGCTGCTTTGATTGAGCTCGTTCGTTCGGATTTGGAGCTGCCCGCCGTCGAGAACGAAGTAACACGAGCACTGTCAAAGCGCGAAAAGCGTCTCGAGGAGCTTGAGGCCGATAATGCCAACAGAAATCGCGAATTGCAGCAAATCGAATCGGCCATCTCTTTCACCCGCAAACAGCTCAAGACAAAGCAAGACATGGCAGCGGACCTGCAGAAGTCTGTTCAGGACATCCTCTCACCGGATTTTGATGATGCCGAAGAGGCCGTCAAGATCTGCGCCGAAGAGATTGCAGCCGCCAAGGACGAGTATGCATCtatcgactcgctcgactcgttCCTGCGCCGTGTTTTGAGAGAAGCCAAAGGCAAAGGCCACTGCTTTGCATGCAACAGAGGCGTTACCCCAGGCGAGtacgaggcgatcgagaagcacgtCGCGAATACGCTTAGCTCGGGCAACACGGCCCAGAAAAAAAAGACGCTCATGGCCGACATAGACGGCTGGACCGAGCGCAACGCGGAATGTCAGACTGCCCTTGCCAAGGATGCGCAGCGAAAGGCCATCcaagatgtcgagatcgTGGAACTTCAAAAGACCATTCTAAgcaagcaggtcgagctcgaatccGCTGCCAAGGCGGCTGAAGCATCTTCTGCTGATCTGACCAAGATGCGAGCCGAGGTCAAAGATCTACAGGCTCTGCGACGTGTCGGTAGCGACATTGCACGACTGCTATCTGAAGCAAACGATCTTGACGCCGAAGTGCAGAAATTGCAGGTCAATTTGGCAAGTACAGGCTCAACGCAGACGGCTGAGCAAGTGCAAGCCGAAATCGACCAGCTTACTGCGTCCATCAAGGCGCTGAAACGCGAGCTCAACGTCCTGCAGCAGGATCGCGAGACCAAGCGTACATTGATCAACAGTCTGGAACGTGATGCACACCGAGCCGAGGTGACCGTGATCACAAAAAGGCAAGAGTATGCAAAGAGGTCTTCAAtggaagagcagctgcaagagATGAATGCTGATCTCGAAGATCATCAGAAGCGCATCAAGAGTCTCGaagtcgagatcgaggGCGCGAATGGCCCGATTCGTCGAGCcaaagacgagcttgaagcATTCAAAGCAGCGGCAAGCGAAGCGGAGAATACGTTGAGAGCGCGAGCTGACAGGCTCGAAGGATGGGCAAAGCAGATTCGCGAGCTCAACGCTGCAGTCAATGCCTATATTCATCAACGTGGTGACCAGCATCTTGAAGAATGCGAAGAGGCAATTCAGGAGCTCGTTGGTCAAATTCAGGCGATCCATCGCGAGGTAAAGGAGCTCACAGACAAGGTAGCAGAGTTGCAGAAGGAGGTCAATCAATCCCAAGCCACTGAGCGTAATATCGCCGACAATATTCGCTACCGTCAGCTCGCCAAAGACGTCGAGAAAATTGAACAAGAGATCAATTCGTTGGACCTTGAACAGGCGCAACGCAGCAGAAAGCATTTTGCCGACAAATACACTGAAgccaaggaagaggagaatCGCCTCAATGGCGAGGCTTCACACTTGAGCGGAGAACTGGCGTCGCTTCGATCACAAATCAAAGGTCgcgagctggagctgcggGACGAATTTAGAGGCGTACATCAGAACTATAAGCGCAAGCTGATCGAAGTCAAGACGTCCGAGATGGCCAACAACGATCTCGAAAAGTATGCCAAGGCACTGGAAACCGCCATCATGCGCTACCacacgatcaagatggAGGAGATCAACGACATTATTCGTTACCTGTGGCAAAAGACGTACCAAGGTACGGACATCGACACGATCCTCATCAAGTCGGACAACGAAGGAGCGCGTGGCAATCGCTCGTACAACTACCGAGTCTGCATGGTCAAGGATACGGTAGAAATGGATATGCGAGGACGCTGTTCTGCTGGTCAGAAGGTGTTGGCGTCGATCATCATCCGTCTTGCACTGGCAGAGTCATTCGGCAGCAACTGCGGTATTTTGGCGCTTGACGAGCCAACGACCAACCTGGACAAGGACAACATCGAGGCTTTGGCGAGAAGTTTAGCCGATTTAATCAAGGAGAGGGCCGAGAACAGCCAGTTGCAACTGATCGTCATTACCCACGACGAGGAGTTTTTGACACTGCTAGGACAGAATGATGTGCTCGAGTATTATTGGAGGGTCAGCCGTGACGTGCACCAGAAAAGTGTTATCGAGCGTGAGCGCATTCGCAACACATGAGAAAGCGAAGCTGGCCATGTTTACCTCATTCTTTTACGGTTGTCTGGCATTCTGCATCGCACCTAGAAATTGTGCAAaccaattcgtgattgtgactgtgactttgACCCAAACTAAGCACGAAGCCGTTTGGCTTGTGTTGCCTCTGCGGCCAAGCTGTTGCTTATATACTTGGGCTATTCGATCCTAATGACCTGTTGCACCTATTTTGCGCATCGTATCAGGCGCCCTAGCTAAACTCGTTTCCCTAAGCAGCTTCGCCAATCAGAAAGGAGCAAGCAAAGTTAGAGATCAAGGTACGAGGTTCGCGGTTCGTGCTTGGGAATTAGCTCACGCTCGCGACTTGAacaaaattcacgattcacgattacatCTCTGATCCTACCTTGTGTGACCTAACAGTTTGCATAATTGGCACGGCGCATGACGCATACTGTGCGATGgcgcgagtcgtgagtcgatGCGTGATGCTTTAAGTTAACTTGGTCgaagattcacgattacaacccaagtcgtgagtccgattcacgattggtaGTCTAGACTTCGTTTTGGTAcggtcgtgagtggttTAGCTACAAGTGCTTTGACGTGATCTCTGGGAAGAATAGTCATATCATAATCACAAATACCctcaagtcacgagtgtacgattcacatttcaCATCTGTTCCGACGTGGGTTGAATTAGAAAGACGCCACGCTCGGATCGCTTCCTTGTCTCTCTCATCATCAGTGTCGTGCACCAGCTCGCCGATACCAACAGTAGCGGCTTTCCATCTAGCTACCACCCCGATTGGCATACGGGGTGTCGAGCTTTCACTCCTGCCACTCAATTTTCGGCCCGCCTGCACCATGCGTCGAACACTGCCGCCTCCGCCGTTCGAGGTGGTAGAGCTCGACTACGGCAGCGCTGACGCGCCTTTCACAAGCGTTGCACAGCAagccgatgcagatgaAGTCCAACCACCCACTAAACAGGTAAATGCACCATCAGCTGTTCACGATCGTCGGCTTCTGACCTATAGTACCGATGAATTCGGCCAGGCGGACCCACCAGAAAGCACCTCCGTCTCCAAGAGCAATACATTGAATCTTTCTCAAGCCCCGATTTTCAGCAGCTCCTCACTGGCCCGTCAGCAGGTCGAAACCTCTTCATTTCCGGAAGGTTCCTATAGTGGGGTCATGGTAGATCAATGGCAAAGTGAAGCCGCCTCTGCGGATCACGAAGAAGGTGAACTGCGTCTtgctccaccgcctccagCCTATCCTCCACCAGCTCTCCCGCTCGATCCTGACCAGCAGCTTCACTCCACAACGTATGCTTACGATCCGCGCGCGCCCGAGTTTCATCCAAATCTGCACAGATATGCACCGCCAAGGTACCCTGAATCAGAGTTTCACTATGCACCCTCTGCTTCCGCATCACAAAGCTATCATTCAGAAAACGACTACTATCGTCATTCGGCCGAGTATGGTCTTGCTTACTCTGGATATGATCTCTCCTATCGAGGTCCGTACAGCGGTCCTTTGCACGACTATCCTTATCCACCGTACCCGCCCAGCCCAGCCTCCTATCCGGGATACTATCAACA of the Mycosarcoma maydis chromosome 2, whole genome shotgun sequence genome contains:
- a CDS encoding putative DNA repair protein, which encodes MASLDKLAIRGVRSFDDKSINIIQFFHPLTVIVGYNGSGKTTIIECLKYATTGDLPPNTKGGAFVHDPQMATSNEVKAQVRLRFYAANKVRMNCVRNLQVSRKKGGGLTMKTLEGLLQIADDDAKTGKRGTLSTKCSELDDEIPRLLGVSRSILENVIFCHQEDSNWPLSEPASLKKKFDDIFEATRYTKALDNIKSLRKDRTVQLKVDKAALEGLKVDKDRADTIKAKLTQLQADLAQKEAKLEDLNDEIRVKTIQNSKFYDEATRFREIVSRAETLEEKERLHKENMEALQATMTPIKDTDEELHKRKQEFHSYLDQNQNKIHSLKRRQAEKEDELETHERRHRNKLSEKGGLEAEKRAHLHAKEKREASIKHIGNELDIKGFGGDGLTDTQIQAFEHRVKDEVRKLDDELANLRQANSEKDDVLTTVWQNLRAELRAKQNAREQLIDSVRKLREKIKRAQDELDGNALSTADIEAAELDRDGLSAKATAAQNEFEEAKYDEQIRKKNAEIREKDDLREERTSEINLLNRHAELRASLGFKKEQQTARRDSAQQLFDRNKAALIELVRSDLELPAVENEVTRALSKREKRLEELEADNANRNRELQQIESAISFTRKQLKTKQDMAADLQKSVQDILSPDFDDAEEAVKICAEEIAAAKDEYASIDSLDSFLRRVLREAKGKGHCFACNRGVTPGEYEAIEKHVANTLSSGNTAQKKKTLMADIDGWTERNAECQTALAKDAQRKAIQDVEIVELQKTILSKQVELESAAKAAEASSADLTKMRAEVKDLQALRRVGSDIARLLSEANDLDAEVQKLQVNLASTGSTQTAEQVQAEIDQLTASIKALKRELNVLQQDRETKRTLINSLERDAHRAEVTVITKRQEYAKRSSMEEQLQEMNADLEDHQKRIKSLEVEIEGANGPIRRAKDELEAFKAAASEAENTLRARADRLEGWAKQIRELNAAVNAYIHQRGDQHLEECEEAIQELVGQIQAIHREVKELTDKVAELQKEVNQSQATERNIADNIRYRQLAKDVEKIEQEINSLDLEQAQRSRKHFADKYTEAKEEENRLNGEASHLSGELASLRSQIKGRELELRDEFRGVHQNYKRKLIEVKTSEMANNDLEKYAKALETAIMRYHTIKMEEINDIIRYLWQKTYQGTDIDTILIKSDNEGARGNRSYNYRVCMVKDTVEMDMRGRCSAGQKVLASIIIRLALAESFGSNCGILALDEPTTNLDKDNIEALARSLADLIKERAENSQLQLIVITHDEEFLTLLGQNDVLEYYWRVSRDVHQKSVIERERIRNT